The Salinirubellus salinus genome segment GCCCGTACGTCTCGTCGAGCGTCAGGCCGACGGTGACCGTGTCCTCGAACGCGACGGGGTCGGGAGACCCGGCCCCCGTCTCCATCCCGAAGACCGCACCGACGGCGAGCACCGCCGTCAGCGCGACCCCCACGAGCACCAGACCTCGAACTCGCTCGTCCACAGGGCGGCTAAGGGGACGCCGGACAAAGCCGGTCTGGTACACCTCACGAACGGCCGAGCGACGTGCGTACCGGAGACGGCCGAGCGACGTGCGTACCGGAGACGGCCGAGCGACGCCCGTTCCTCGGCGGTCAGTGCGCTCCGCTCGCCGGCTCACCGAGCAGGCCGTCGACGAGTCGCGTGAACCGGTCGACCAGCCGGTCGGCGACCGACGGTTCGACCAGCCGGAGCATCCGCGCCGTCTCCTCCGGCTCGGTGACGACGAGCGTCACGCGATTGCGGGTATCGCGCTCCTTCTCGACGAGGTCCTGTTCGACGAGGTGGTCGAGGTGCCACTCGAGGGTGCTGCGAGCGATGCCCACGCCGTCGGTGACCGTGTTGGGTGCACTCGGGCCGTTGGTCATGAGGTACACGAGGACGTCCCGCGCGGTCTCCCGACGGAGCACGGCCAGCGCGCCGCGTTCCCAGGTCCCGTACTCCGGCGTGTAGTAGTGCGTCCGGCCGTACAGCGACTCCTCGACGACGTCGTCGGCGTGCTCGAGCTTCCGGAGGTGGTACTGGACCTGTCCCGGCGCCAGGTCGAGCTCTCGCGTGAGTTCGTTGAAGTGGATGCCGGGGTCCCGACGGACTCGGTGTGCGATCCGGCTGCGTGTCTCGCTCATGGTGTGGTGGGCGGTGGAACGGAGGGGCCGGCGTTCTGGCTCTGACGGAGCTTGGTGCTCCGTCGTTAATACCTCACGGTCGCCCGGCCGGTTTCGTCGACCGAACCAGAGCGACCGACCCGGCGGCCCGACCGACCGGCCGTCGGTTCGTGGCCCCGACCGAACAATTTTTGCCGGCGAGGGGTTCGATACTGAACCACTCATGGACGGGGCACCCGGCGTGAACGCGGCCGGACGACGACGGCCGATCGCCCAGCACCGGCGTCGACAGCGTGGGCGAGCGGGACCGACGGGAGCCCCGTGATGTCCGGGGCGCGCTCCCCGCTCGACGGGGCCGCGGTGCTGCTCGTCGGCACGACCGAGTGGGTGTCGCGGTTCGCCGAGACGCTCGAACCACGCGGGACCGAGGCCCGGACGGTCGAGACGGCGGCGGCAGCGCTCGACGCGGTCCGTCGCGAGCGCCCGGCGTGCGTCGTCAGCGAGTACGCGCTCGAGGGGTCGACCGGCCTCGAACTCGCGAGGTCGCTCGGCGCGGAGTGGCCGGCCCTGCCGGTGCTCCTGTGTACCGCCGAGGGGAGCGAGCGGGTCGCGAGCGACGCGTTCGAGGCCGGGGTCGACGACTACGTCGCCGCGGAGGCGTCGCCCGCGGAGACGGTCGCGAGACTGCTCGAGCGGACCGAGCGTGCGCTCCGGGCCGCCGAGGAGCGGGCGACGGAGCGCGAGCGGGCCCGGCAGTTCGACGCGGTGTTCGAGGACGCGCGGGCCGCGACGTGGGTCCTCGACGACGAGGGGGCGCTCCGCAGGGCCAACGAGACCGCAAGCGGGATGCTGGCGGGGCCGGTCGACGCCCACCTCGGGGAGCCGTTCTGGGAGTCGCCGTGGTGGGCCCCTTCGGACGATATCGCAGCCGACGTCCACCGGGTCGTCGAGACCGCACTCGACGGCGGCGTGGACGACGCGGTCGTCTCGCGGGCCACCGCGGACGGCCGGCGGCGCGTCCTCGACCTCTCGGTGCGCCCCGTCGAGGACCATCGCGGACAGCTCACCTCGGTCGTCGTCGAGGGGGTCGACATCACCGACCGGGTGGAGCTGGAGCGCGACCTCCGGCGCTCCGAGGAGCTCCACCGGGTCACGCTCAACAACATGACCGACACCGTCCTCATCACCGACGAGTCGGGCGCGTACACCTACGTCTGTCCGAACGTCCACTTCATCTTCGGCTACCGGGCCGAGGAGATCCGCGAGCTGGGGACCATCGACGACCTGCTCGGGGCGGACCTGTTCGACCGCGAGGAGCTGGCCGAGCGGGGCGTCCTGAAGAACATCGAGTGCACCGCGACGGACAAGGCGGGGCGGGAACACACCCTGCTGGTCAACGTCCGCGAGGTCTCCATCCAGGATGGGACGCTGCTCTACAGCTGCCGGGACATCACGAAGCGGAAGCAGCGCGAGGAGGCGCTCGCCACGCTCCAGGAGACCGCGCGTGACTTCCTCTACGCGGAGACCCACCGGGAGATCGCCCAGCACGTCGTCGAGGACACCCCGGGCGTCCTCGACACGGACGCGAGCGCGGTCTACCTGTTCGACGCCGACACCAACGACCTCCGGCCGGCGGCCGCCTCGGCCCGGATGCGGGAGCTGAACGGCCCGCTCCCGGACGTCCACGCCGACGGCGCGACGCTGACGAGCCACAGTTTCGTCGAGGACGAACCGCTGTTCTTCGACGACGTCCACGAGGCCGACCGGCTGGCGAACCCGGCGACTGACCTCCGGAGTGCGTGTTACATCCCGCTTGGCGACCACGGCGTCTTCGTGGCCGGCTCGGAGCGGGTCGGCGCGTTCGACGCGGTCACGCGGGAGCTGGCCGACCTGCTCGCGGCGACGGCCGAGGCGGCGCTCGACCGCGTCTCGCGCGAGTCGCGCCTGCGCGAGCAGGACCGCACGCTCCAGCGGCGCAACCGCGAACTCAGCGAGCTGAACCGCGTCAACGAGACCATCCGCGAGATCGACCGGGCCGTCGTCCGCGCCGAGACCCGTGCGGAGGTCGACCACGCCGTCTGCGAGCGCCTCACGGCCGAGGGCCGGTTCGCGTTCGCCTGGATCGGGACCGTCGACCCGACCGCCGGCCGGGTCGACCCGCGGGCGTGGGCGGGCGACGACCAGGGCTACCTCGACACGCAGTCGTTCGCCCTCGAGGAGACCGGCGGCGAGCCGGCCGGCCGGAGCGCCGCGACCGGTGCGGTCACGATGGTGTCGAACGTCGCCGACGGGCTCCGCGAGGAGCCGTGGCGCAAGGAGGCCCTCGCCCGCGACTACCTCTCGGTCATCGCCATCCCGCTCGTCTACAACGACCTCACCCACGGCGTGCTGACGGTGTACGCCGGGTCACGCGACGCGTTCGACGACCGGGCACGGGCCGTCCTGGCGGAACTCGGCGAGACCGTCGCCGCCGCGATCAGCGCCATCGAGCGGAAGCACGCGCTGCTCTCGACCTCGATGACCCGCGTCGAGTTCGAGACCGAGGCCCGGACGTTCGTCCTGTCGCGGCTCGCCCACGAGGCCGACGCCACGCTCTCGTACGACGGCGGCATCCAGCAGCGCGAGGGGGGACTCCACGTCTTCGTCAGCGTCGAGGACGGCGGCATCGACGCCGTCGAGCGGGCCGCGGCCGACCTCGTAGGCGTCGGGGACGTCCGGCGGATGAGCACCAGCGGCGAGGGGGGCGTCCTCCGGCTCGGCCTCGCACAGCCGTTCCCCGCGCTCGAGCTGGCCGACCACGGGGCCGTCTTCCGTGGGGCGACGGCCACCCCGACCACGACGACGCTCGTCGTCGACGTCCCGGAGAGCGTCGACGTGCGCAACGTCACCCAGCTCGTCCGGGCGGCGGTCGGCGAGGTCACGCTCCGGTCGAAACGGCAGCTCGACCGGGCGGCCGAGCAGGACCCCGCCACGACGCTCCTCGACCGGCTGACCGAGCGGCAACTGGAGGTCGTCCAGACGGCGTACTACAGCGGGTTCTTCGAGTCGCCACGCGAGAACACGGGCGAGGACGTGGCCGAGATGCTCGACATCTCGCCCGCGGCGTTCTACCAGCACGTCCGGACGGTCCAGCGCAAACTGTTCGCGACGCTGTTCGAGGAGCACACCCTCCCGCTGAGCGCGAGCGGGGTTGAATAACGAACCACTCCCGTCGTCGAGAGTTGAGTGCTCAACTGCAGGATATTCCCTTATACAATTATTACACCTTCCACCGTCGCCGGCCGGTCGCCGGCGGCACCGAACGCATCATGATAGACGTGACAGCCGACCCGGACGGCGAGACACCCTACGAGTGTTTCCAGTGTGGACAGATCATCGTCGCGGAGACACCGCCCGGTCGGTGTCCCGACTGCGGCGGCGAGATACGCAACCGACGGACCCCCATCGAGTGACGATGGCCTCCAGCACCGGTTCCCACCACGACGAGACGACGACGCGCGACGACACCGAGGAGTCGGACGCGGCGTCCGAATCGGCCCTCCAGACCGCCCGCCGACAGCTCCGGCGGGCCGCCGACCACCTCGACATCGACCCGAACGTCGTCGAGCGGCTGAACCACCCCAAGCGCGTCCACGAGGTCACCGTCCCCATCGAGCGCGACGACGGCAGCGTCGAGGTGTTCACGGGCTACCGCGCCCAGCACGACAGCGTCCGCGGGCCGTACAAGGGCGGCCTGCGCTACCACCCCGAGGTGACCCGCGACGAGTGTGTCGGCCTCGGGATGTGGATGACCTGGAAGTGTGCGGTGATGGACCTCCCGTTCGGCGGGGCCAAAGGCGGCGTCGCCGTCGACCCGAAGGACCTGAGCGAGGCCGAGACAGAGCGGCTCACGCGCCGCTTCGCCGAGGAGATCCGCGACGTCATCGGCCCGACCGTCGACATCCCCGCGCCCGACATGGGCACGGACCCGCAGACGATGGCGTGGCTGATGGACGCCTACTCGATGCAGGAGGGCGAGACGGTCCCCGGCGTCGTCACCGGGAAACCGCCGGTCATCGGCGGGAGCGAGGGCCGCGACGCCGCACCGGGCCGGAGCGTCGCCATCGTCGCCCGCGAGGTCGTCGCGTACTACGGTCGTGCCCTCGCCGAGACCACCGTCGCCGTCCAGGGGTACGGCTCCGTCGGCGCCAACGCCGCCCGACTCCTCGACGAGTGGGGTGCCACCGTCGTCGCCGTCAGCGACGTGAACGGCGGCGTCTACGACCCGGACGGGCTCGACACGCACGCCATCCCGACCCACGACGAGGAGCCTGAGGGCGTCCTCGGCCACGACGCGCCCGGTACCGTCTCGAACGCCGACCTCCTCGAACTCGACGTTGACGTGCTGATCCCCGCGGCCGTCGGGAACGTGCTGACCGAGGCGAACGCCGACCGGGTCGCGGCCGACATCGTCGTCGAGGGGGCGAACGGCCCGACGACCACCGCGGCCGACCGCGTCCTCGCCGAGCGTGACGTGGCGGTCATCCCCGACATCCTCGCGAACGCCGGCGGTGTCACCGTCTCGTACTTCGAGTGGCTGCAGGACATCAACCGCCGTGCGTGGTCGCTCGAGCGGGTCCACGAGGAGCTCGAACAGGAGATGCTCACCGCGTGGGACGTGGTCCGCGAGGAGGTCGAGGCGCGGGACGTCACCTGGCGGGAGGCGACCTACATCGTCGCGCTATCGAGGGTCGCCGAGGCCCACGAGGCGCGTGGGCTCTGGCCCTGAGAGCGGCGGCCCCAACTACACTCAGACCGGGTGTCGGAGCGCCCAGACGTCCGTCTCGGGGTCGAGCCGGTGTGGCTCGGCCCCGCGTTCGGTCAGCACGCCGGCGTGGTACAGCATCGCCTTCAGCTGGAACACGGTCGGCGCGTGGTACACCGACCCGTCGCGGAGCGCCGCGGCGTCGAGTCCCCCGTCGGCGTCGAGGACCCGTGTCCGGGCGTCGTCGGTCCCCCGGAGAAACAGCTCGACGGTGAACGTCGGGTGCTGGACGTGGAGCCACTCGACGAGGTCGACGAGCGACGGGGCCGTGATGCCGTCCTCGTGCATCGTCTGGAGCTCCGTGACGAGGAGTTCGGTCGCGGGGTACGCCCAGACGACCCGCCGGGTGAGCAGGCCCCACGCCGGTGCGACCTCGGTGAACCGCGTTCGCGAGCGCTTCCAGTCGCCGAACGCGTCGAGGGCCGCGTCGACCGAGCCGTAACGGTCGAGCGCGAACCGGACGACCTCCTCGCCGAGCGACGTGAGTTCGACGCCGCTCGGCGTCTCGGAGACGAGGTCGAGGAACGCGGCTCCACGGCGAGCGTCAGCCGTCGCCGCGACGACGCGGTCGGCGAGGACCCGCTCGGTCTCGCCGTCGTGGGCCAGCGCGAGCGCGTAGCCGAGGTAGTTCTTCGGGTGGTTCAGCCCGAACGACCGGTCCGCGACGCCCTGTGCGGTCGCCTGGAAGCGGATGGCCGTCGCCTCGTCGCTCGTCCGGTTGCCGACGACACGCGGGACCTCCAGCGCCTCGACGTGGCCGTCCGTCTCCACCGTGAGGACACCCACGTTCAGTTCGCGGGCGAGCGTCCGGTCGGTCTCCGAGACCGCCGGCGCGGGCGCCGCGAGGTACGCCGCGTTCGCCTCGACGAGCCGGTCGTACGCCTGCACGATGCCGCGCTCGGTGTCGACACCCCCGGTCTCGGTGTAGCCCTTCGCCTCGATGGCGACGAGCGGTGGGTCGTCGCCGAAGCGCTCGACCGCCAGCCACTCCGACTCCAGCGCCCGGACGCCCACGAGGTCGGGGTAGCCACCGCCCAGTCGGACGTGGTTGAACGGCGCGAGCGTCTCGCGAACCTCGGCCGCGACACGCCGACCGGGGAGCCACTCCTCGGTCGCGAACTGCGTATCACAGACCGCGTACGTGTCCGACTCGTCGGCGTCCGGGAAGAGCCGGCGCTTGGCGTGGGCGAGCACCTGCGGTTCGGCGAGGTCGACGGCCGCGCCTGCCATGGAGCTCGGTCACGGGCGGGCGGGAAGTACGTGGTGGTGTGCGAGAGCCGGGACGGGTCAGAGCCGGTCGAGCGGAGGGGAGCCAGCATCGAGGGACGTCTCCACGCCAGCGAGCAGTCGACAGGCCGTCCGTAGTTGGGCGGATGGTCGGTGTGAACCGGTTAAAATAGGTTGCGTTTGGTGAAAATCATGGTATCGAGACTGTCATCGCCGTTGTTTTAAATAACCAGTAAAGAGAGGCGTGTAATGCCACGACACTCCGGGAGTGTTGACAGACGTACCTTCCTGAAGACGACTGCAGTCACCGGCCTCGGTGCCGCACTGGCCGGCTGTTCGGGTGCCGGTGGCTCGGACACGGTGACCGTCGGGATGCTCCAGCCGTTCACGGGAGAGGTCGCCTGGGTCGGCGAATCCTCGGAGCACGCCGTCGAGATCGCCATCGACGAGATCAACGCCGCGGGCGGTATCAACGGCAAGGAGGTCGAACTGGTGACCGAGGACTCGGAGGCGAACCAGCAGACCGCAGTCTCCGCAGAGCGCAAGCTCATCAACTCCGATGGCTCGGTCGCCATCCTCGGCCCGACGTCGTTCACCCTGCCGGCGGTCATGAACATCGCGCAGGAGGAGGGCGTTCCACAGGTCTCCCCGACGGCCGGGACGAGCGAGCTCGACGAGAAGGGTGGCGAGTACGTCTTCCGTACCTCCACGTCGGACTCGCTCGGCGGCAAGGGGATGGCCTACATCGCCGACCAGACGGGTCACGAGGAGATCGCCGTCATGTACGTCGACAATCAGGGTGGGCGTTCGTTCGGCAAGACGGTCGTCGAGGGGTTCGAAGCGCTCGGGGGGACCGTCACGGCCGAGATCGCGGTCTCGCCGGGGAAGAGTTCCTACCGGTCGGAGCTGAACAAGGCGTTCGCCGACGACCCGAGCTTCGTCTCGCTCACGAGCGGGACGCAGACCGGGAAGACGATCATCGACCAGTGGCACGAACAGGACCTGGGCGGCGTCTGGGGCCTCTCGAACGACATGCAGACTGGCGAGTTCGCCTCGAAGATGGGCGCGAAACTGGAGGGGTCGTACGCCATCGGCCCGCTGGCCGGTGGCGACCGCTACCAGACGTTCGCGGACAAGTACCGGGACAAGACCGACGAGGACCCGATGCCGTTCACGGCCGAGGCGTACGACGCGATGAACATCGTCGCCCTTGCGGCGGCGGCAGCCGGCGAGAACTCGCCGGGAGCGATCGCGGAGAACCTCATCGACGTCTCGGCCCCGGACGGGTCGACCGTGTCGAACTACGAGGACGGTCTCGGTGCGCTCGAGGACGGGAACTCGGTCGACTACGAAGGCGCCAGCGGGCCCGTCAACTTCGACACGAAGGGGAACGTCCGCTCGCCGTTCGGCCAGTACACGTCCGACGGCGGGTCCTGGACACTCGACGCCGAGATCGCCGCTGAAGACCTGACGTTCTGATGCTGGAACAGCTGTCGTTCGTCGTCAGCGTGGCCACGGTGGCGGGTATCTACGCCATCCTCACCATCGGGCTGAACGTCCACTGGGGGGAGACCGGCCTGCTCAACTTCGGGCACGTCGCGTTCTTCGCGGTCGGCGCGTACGCCTCGGCGCTCCTGACCATCGCCCCGCCGGGGGAGAGTGCGACGTACATCTTCGGGTTCGACCTCCCGGTCGGTGTCGGCCTCCTCGGTGCAGCGATAACGGCGGGGCTCGTCGCCATCCTGCTGGGGGTTCCGACCCTCCAGTTGCGCGAGGACTACCTCGCGATGGTCAGCATCGGCCTCGCCGAGATCATCCGCTACGTGATGATCAACGAGAACTGGCTCACGGGCGGTGTCGGTGGCCTCTACGGCATCGACCGCCCGCTCTCCGGGGTGGTCCCCGGCGAGTTCTACGGGCTGTTCTACCTCGGCGTCGTCGCCGTCGTCGTCGCCGGGTGCTACCTCTACGCACGCCGGCTCAAGCGGACCCCGTTCGGCCGCGTCCTCCGGAGCATCCGCGAGGACGAGGAGGTGGCCAAGGCGCTCGGGAAGGACACGTACCGGTACCGGATGCAGGCGTTCGTCGTCGGGGCCGTCATGGCCGGGCTCGCCGGCGGACTGTGGGCCCACTACGCGACGGCGTTGACGCCGACGGCCTTCGCCGCCTCCGTGACGTTCCTGACCTGGGTCGCCCTCATCGTCGGCGGGAGCGGGAACCCGACCGGCGCCATCGTCGGAGCCGTCCTCATCATCGGCTTCCGGGAGGCGACACGCTTCCTGCCCGACCTCTACGGGCTGGGGCAGATCATCCCCTCGCTTCGACTCATCATGGTCGGCCTCCTCGTGATGGCGGTCATCCGGTTCCGACCGGAGGGACTGGTCCCAGAACGGAACGTGACGTACGCGGAGTACCTCAAGCGAGTCGGCGGGGGTGACGAGTGATGGTCGCGTTCGACCCGCAGTACCTCGTCAACGGGGTCATCGTCGGGAGCACCATCGCCCTCGCGGCCGTGGGACTGACGATGATCTTCGGCATCCTCAACTTCATCAACTTCGCTCACGGGGAGTACCTCACCGTCGGTGCCTACACCGCGTTCGTCGCGAACGTCGCACTCGACCTCCCCATCGCGGTCTCGCTACTGATCGCGATTCCGGTCACTGCAGGGTTCGCCGTCGTCGTCGACCGCGCGGTCTACTACCCCCTGCGCGAACGTGGGTTGGGCGGTGTGGGTCTCCTGATCACCAGCGTCGGGCTGAGTATCGCCCTCCGGAACACCATCGAGATCATCTGGGGGTCGGAGCTCAGAGACTACGCGGTCCCCAGTGGGCAGGCGATGACCATCGCGGGCGTCCGCATCACGGTACTGCAGGTCGTCATCATCGCCGTCGCGCTGGTGTTGATGCTGGTGGTCCACCTCCTGCTCACGCGGACCGTACTCGGGATCTCGATGCGGGCGACCTCGTCGAACAAGTCGCTCGCACTCTCCTCGGGCATCCAGACCGAGGGTATCATCCGGTGGACCTGGATAATCGGGATCTCGTTGACCGTGGTCGCGGGCGTGCTCATCGGGCTGAACACCGCGATCCGTCCGTCGATGGGGTTCCGCTTGCTGCTCGTGATGTTCGCGGCCGTCATCCTCGGTGGGATCGGTGACCCCTACGGCGCGATGCTCGGCGGCCTCTCCATCGGCATCGCACAGGAGGTCAGCGTCGCCTTCATCTCGGCGTCCTACAAGCCCGCTGTCGCGTTCGCCATCATGGTGCTGATGCTCCTGTGGCGACCGGAGGGGCTTCGGGGTGATACCGCGTGAGTGCGAGCCGTTCGCTGCTCGAGGTGACGGATCTGGCGAAGCACTTCGGCGGCATCAAGGCCGTCGACGGGCTCGACTTCACCGTCGAGGAGAACTCGATCACGGGGCTCATCGGCCCGAACGGCGCCGGGAAGACGACGTGCTTCCGGACGATCGCGGGGTTCCACGACCCCGACGGCGGCACCGTCCG includes the following:
- a CDS encoding branched-chain amino acid ABC transporter permease, with protein sequence MLEQLSFVVSVATVAGIYAILTIGLNVHWGETGLLNFGHVAFFAVGAYASALLTIAPPGESATYIFGFDLPVGVGLLGAAITAGLVAILLGVPTLQLREDYLAMVSIGLAEIIRYVMINENWLTGGVGGLYGIDRPLSGVVPGEFYGLFYLGVVAVVVAGCYLYARRLKRTPFGRVLRSIREDEEVAKALGKDTYRYRMQAFVVGAVMAGLAGGLWAHYATALTPTAFAASVTFLTWVALIVGGSGNPTGAIVGAVLIIGFREATRFLPDLYGLGQIIPSLRLIMVGLLVMAVIRFRPEGLVPERNVTYAEYLKRVGGGDE
- the gdhB gene encoding glutamate dehydrogenase GdhB, which codes for MASSTGSHHDETTTRDDTEESDAASESALQTARRQLRRAADHLDIDPNVVERLNHPKRVHEVTVPIERDDGSVEVFTGYRAQHDSVRGPYKGGLRYHPEVTRDECVGLGMWMTWKCAVMDLPFGGAKGGVAVDPKDLSEAETERLTRRFAEEIRDVIGPTVDIPAPDMGTDPQTMAWLMDAYSMQEGETVPGVVTGKPPVIGGSEGRDAAPGRSVAIVAREVVAYYGRALAETTVAVQGYGSVGANAARLLDEWGATVVAVSDVNGGVYDPDGLDTHAIPTHDEEPEGVLGHDAPGTVSNADLLELDVDVLIPAAVGNVLTEANADRVAADIVVEGANGPTTTAADRVLAERDVAVIPDILANAGGVTVSYFEWLQDINRRAWSLERVHEELEQEMLTAWDVVREEVEARDVTWREATYIVALSRVAEAHEARGLWP
- a CDS encoding rubrerythrin-like domain-containing protein codes for the protein MIDVTADPDGETPYECFQCGQIIVAETPPGRCPDCGGEIRNRRTPIE
- a CDS encoding bacterio-opsin activator domain-containing protein, which gives rise to MSGARSPLDGAAVLLVGTTEWVSRFAETLEPRGTEARTVETAAAALDAVRRERPACVVSEYALEGSTGLELARSLGAEWPALPVLLCTAEGSERVASDAFEAGVDDYVAAEASPAETVARLLERTERALRAAEERATERERARQFDAVFEDARAATWVLDDEGALRRANETASGMLAGPVDAHLGEPFWESPWWAPSDDIAADVHRVVETALDGGVDDAVVSRATADGRRRVLDLSVRPVEDHRGQLTSVVVEGVDITDRVELERDLRRSEELHRVTLNNMTDTVLITDESGAYTYVCPNVHFIFGYRAEEIRELGTIDDLLGADLFDREELAERGVLKNIECTATDKAGREHTLLVNVREVSIQDGTLLYSCRDITKRKQREEALATLQETARDFLYAETHREIAQHVVEDTPGVLDTDASAVYLFDADTNDLRPAAASARMRELNGPLPDVHADGATLTSHSFVEDEPLFFDDVHEADRLANPATDLRSACYIPLGDHGVFVAGSERVGAFDAVTRELADLLAATAEAALDRVSRESRLREQDRTLQRRNRELSELNRVNETIREIDRAVVRAETRAEVDHAVCERLTAEGRFAFAWIGTVDPTAGRVDPRAWAGDDQGYLDTQSFALEETGGEPAGRSAATGAVTMVSNVADGLREEPWRKEALARDYLSVIAIPLVYNDLTHGVLTVYAGSRDAFDDRARAVLAELGETVAAAISAIERKHALLSTSMTRVEFETEARTFVLSRLAHEADATLSYDGGIQQREGGLHVFVSVEDGGIDAVERAAADLVGVGDVRRMSTSGEGGVLRLGLAQPFPALELADHGAVFRGATATPTTTTLVVDVPESVDVRNVTQLVRAAVGEVTLRSKRQLDRAAEQDPATTLLDRLTERQLEVVQTAYYSGFFESPRENTGEDVAEMLDISPAAFYQHVRTVQRKLFATLFEEHTLPLSASGVE
- a CDS encoding branched-chain amino acid ABC transporter permease gives rise to the protein MVAFDPQYLVNGVIVGSTIALAAVGLTMIFGILNFINFAHGEYLTVGAYTAFVANVALDLPIAVSLLIAIPVTAGFAVVVDRAVYYPLRERGLGGVGLLITSVGLSIALRNTIEIIWGSELRDYAVPSGQAMTIAGVRITVLQVVIIAVALVLMLVVHLLLTRTVLGISMRATSSNKSLALSSGIQTEGIIRWTWIIGISLTVVAGVLIGLNTAIRPSMGFRLLLVMFAAVILGGIGDPYGAMLGGLSIGIAQEVSVAFISASYKPAVAFAIMVLMLLWRPEGLRGDTA
- a CDS encoding winged helix-turn-helix transcriptional regulator: MSETRSRIAHRVRRDPGIHFNELTRELDLAPGQVQYHLRKLEHADDVVEESLYGRTHYYTPEYGTWERGALAVLRRETARDVLVYLMTNGPSAPNTVTDGVGIARSTLEWHLDHLVEQDLVEKERDTRNRVTLVVTEPEETARMLRLVEPSVADRLVDRFTRLVDGLLGEPASGAH
- a CDS encoding ABC transporter substrate-binding protein, producing the protein MPRHSGSVDRRTFLKTTAVTGLGAALAGCSGAGGSDTVTVGMLQPFTGEVAWVGESSEHAVEIAIDEINAAGGINGKEVELVTEDSEANQQTAVSAERKLINSDGSVAILGPTSFTLPAVMNIAQEEGVPQVSPTAGTSELDEKGGEYVFRTSTSDSLGGKGMAYIADQTGHEEIAVMYVDNQGGRSFGKTVVEGFEALGGTVTAEIAVSPGKSSYRSELNKAFADDPSFVSLTSGTQTGKTIIDQWHEQDLGGVWGLSNDMQTGEFASKMGAKLEGSYAIGPLAGGDRYQTFADKYRDKTDEDPMPFTAEAYDAMNIVALAAAAAGENSPGAIAENLIDVSAPDGSTVSNYEDGLGALEDGNSVDYEGASGPVNFDTKGNVRSPFGQYTSDGGSWTLDAEIAAEDLTF